Genomic DNA from Trypanosoma brucei brucei TREU927 chromosome 9, whole genome shotgun sequence:
ctcgttgagccaatgccttgcagaagtgccgttactgcagcacggattctttgcagacgacctaacgctacttgcgaggcacacagagagggatgtcatcaaccacacgctacaatgcggcctaaacgtggtgttacagtggtcaaaagagtacttcatgtctatcaatgtagcgaaaacaaagttcacactcttcgggtgtatagagcgccacccccttacattacaactggacggcgaaagaataggagctgacaggacaccgaagcttctaggagtaacattccagtgtctgcaagggatggcaacacatgcgacCGAAACgggacgcaagatggacttcagactactgcagatagcggccatctcagcttctacatgggggccaagaagacaagtactgagagctttttatctagcactcgtacaggcacacaccatgtatggcattgaggtatggtactggtaTGCTTGgaaacgaagtcgcgacctccttgcagcagcgcaacacaaagccagtcgcatcatagctggcataccgcatgggacgcgcgaagaggactctctgctggaagaaaacctcctgccactcaagacgaccactcttgtgcgcagcatgaaattcatgctgatgtgtgagtcacgaggcggatgtttgcgctgcagtgctgaggaagtataccgcagcaaacacccagtcagagccctacattcccgcagcatgcggtcctacccccacctccgcattgagccatgGAAACAACCACTTTGGCCGGCGGTTCTTCAATGTAACTGCAGGACGATATTTTACACATGGGACAAGCCCGTGGGCAACGGGCACCCCTGACGatatgaaaaaggaagcttCTGAGAAATGTGTAAAAAGCAAACGCAAAAGACAAATGGAGGAGGGTTCATACGCCGAAAAAAATAGGGATATTCAATAAGATGGACTCAAAAGTTTCAACAGATGGTGAGTTTAGGCAGTTCGTCCGGCGCAGAAATGGTAATCTTCGGCAACATGGAAAAATACAGAATTAAAGGGATAGCGGAATATTGGGATGCAGTCATTGTGCGGAAGCAGTGCCAATGGAAAAGATGCTAAACACGGTACTGGACACAATGAAAGGCAGAGTCGCGTGGAGGATGGAATCCCGAGCCGCGTATGGAAGGGTGATTTTCACAGTCAGTTAAAAGAATGAGGTGATTTCTATGcagcttattttcttccaccacGTTGTTTGGAAAGAGAGTGCAATATCAGATGAGATTACAGTCAAAAACAACTGCAGAAAGGCACACCTAACGTGTAAAGTTGATATTTTGGTGGGAGACATGAAACAGAAGCGTAACAAAAGAACACGCTGCATTCGAAGCTGGATAAGGGCGAAACGCGCACAGCAGTCTTGGCGGCACTCAACTCGACCCGAGGAAGCTGCAACCCACCAGCATGGAGAAAATTATATCCGACTTGTTCCGTGCAGGTGCCCCCAAGCACCTTGTGCGATTCCGAAGGACTACCGTTCCTAATAAGCAGGGGAACAAATGCGGATGCCACAGCATTCAAGAAGAAATTGAGAGAAAACGGCCCTACACATATCGAAAGAACTAGGCGCAACGTGGCTATTCCTGAACTTAGAGGGAAGAATTCGGCTTCTGGTGACGTTGCCAGAGTGCAGTTTGATATGATAATGACGACATGCGGCGGACAACCACGCGGTAAAAAGGCACGATCATATGGTATTCTTCACTGATATGTTAAACGTGAAGTACACGGACAAACATGAGGGAGTAACCATATCAGGAAAGGTGAGCAGAAGGAAGCGGAGGGAATAAGAAGGTTAGCGCCGTGAAGGTGCAACGGTGCTTCCCTGGTGGCGGAAGAGTTGCTGGAAATATGGGCGGCGAAACCATCACATTGCGTCCAAACGTAATGCTAATGGGAGGGACTCCGTACGGCAAAGCAATGTGGGGAGGGGGACGGAATGCAGCAGCCATAAGAACGTTTACAGAAGAGGGAACGAGGATATTAACCGTGCCATTTGAACATCACACTCTATTGGCGTGTTTAAGTTCACGTCTCAAAAAGGTTGGTCTGGCGAGGCGCCTGTGATGAGTGCGCGGTTGCGGAGGGAAGTCCGCGACCATTAAAAAACCAGGGTCCCAAAGACCCTCCGGCGGTCCGCACAGAAAGTCAGCAGTACAAACGCTAGGGAATAAAATAGGGCACGTGAGTGCAGGAGAGCAGCAGCTACGCTCGCACGTAAAACTGGCAGCGTTCCAACTGAAGCTCTACAGGTCGCTGAACGGGCACAAAACCATCATCGCGGACAACGGAACGGaatcaaaggaaaggagCTGTCCAATGACCTCTCGCCTTCTTTTGGCAACCATTCTCGACCCTACTCCACAGCAGTATCGCACTCTTGAACGGCGTCAAAGGTTCCCTGCCTAAATGAACGCGTTTTCAAGGTAATCGAAGGTTGTCCAGTGGCTTCGGGGGTGCACGTGTGCGAAGCGGTCTTACTTGCTCGAGGTTTTGTATAATGAAGTGGTTTTCACTGTGATGGGGCACCGACGGCCGCACAGGTTAAGCGCCTAACTTGAAAAAGTAtttactctcttttttttttttttgcatcaaCCTTTACTAACTGTTGATTGCAATGCACTGCCGCCATTGAGCTACCTAATCGCACTGCTGTGCCGTGGTGGGGGATTTCCCCTCTCCGTGGTTGGTGCCTTTTTGTAAACATCAACAAACGGTAGTGGAGGTGGTGTTAGGGAGAAACGTACCAACAGTTTACGAAGGGGTAAGGAGAGATGCAGTCAGCCGGGAACGACGATAGTGTCCGATCCGGTTCATGACTGAGGGAACGAGAGAACATGCGACACAGGACGCCCACTTcgcaatttttttaaaaaattggtGCGTGTTTATAACTATAAGCAAAACACTTGTAATTGTTCACTCATGTGGGTGCGCACTACCCACATATCTGTCTAGGAAGAGGTAAAAGACGTGGGAAATATGATTTTCATGAAGCTGAATCTCGGTGGCGCTTGAGGACGGAAATCGCCTTCCCACCGCGGTTTGTAGACTGTATggcttttcctcccttaGTAGCAATCGCTgcacacgtacacacacaaaaaaaaaaggaacattaGACCGAGAATCTTCCGATTATTCACTCAGTACCTTAACAAACTCATTCGGCCGAAGCAAGGACGTCCCTCCAATGATAAACTCGCACCCAAGTTTCTTTGTTGCCTCATACGCTGCTCGAATTTCACTGAAGGTAATTCCacccaacacaaaaaatacgAAGCGCTGTTTGCTCGACCGCCCACCAACGTTCCCAGTGCCCGCCAAATCGTGTACTGCCTTCGGTAGCGGGGGGAGCGCGGCAATAGCGGCGAGAGGTTTTTCACTGGCGCTGCTAAGCGTATCGCTTATGGCGGATCCTTTGTCACTCCATAACGCACTCGACCCCAGAGCCACACGCAATgacttttttgtgttcgcACCGCCGGAAGGGGCGGTATTGGAAGTGGCATCCCCGCTGGACTCATCTGACCGTGTCACATACTTATAGTCCGCCGTGTCAAGTTTGTTCCCTGCCAAGGCTTCCATAATCTGATATGTCTGCGTGATGAAAGGGTCTTTTTCCGCCGAAGTTTTTGCATTCCGCCCCTCGGGATTAAGTTTTCCTACTCTGCTCGTCAGTTGTTCTAGTTTAGAGAAGGCGCCAGCTACCTCCGTTAGTTCTGACTGTTTGATAAgcgtttgtttctttgccTCTGAGTATTCAGAGGTGTCAGTTGCAGCGgacagcaacaaaagcagCCGCAGTCGCACATCCCTCGGCACTGCCTGATCCTTTATGATGTGCCGCACCGTTTCAAAGTTCGTTTTGAACGACTTACGACCAGCAGCTATATCCTGCTCTGCTTCGCAGACAACATCGAGGCATTGTTCCCGATAAAGATTAAAAATTTTTGTGCAGATATCAATGTGTACAGACAACCTTCCTTGATCCTTCTGAAACGTAGAGAGCACCCGCGTGACATTGCTAAGTTCCGTGATGCTTGGTGATGCTTCCCTCGTGTTAACCAGATGGGGATTCTCATTGTGGAGTTTCTTGAGTTCTGCAGGAAACTCTTCCATGCACTCGGCGAAAAACCGATGTCGGTACTGACACCAGTAGGGGTCCTCTTCATCGACGGAGAGTTCACGCGTGGAGCGCTCCCCCGAGCGTGTTTCAAACTTTTGCACGTACATATCGTTTTCGAGGGGCATCAAATCTTCCAGTAAACATTGGTATGTTCTGTGGTGCATCAGCGGGGTAACGGTGTCGAACGACCTATCGAGAATAATCAACACGGGTTTACTGCTGTCCACCCCGTCGTCGTCAACCCCATTTTCAAAGTTTGGTACACTGATGGCCAACTTGGCCAGTTCGTCTAGCAGTAATCGAGAGAATACCTCGCAGCTCTGGCTTCTCCCCTGGGCGCGGACAACAGGAATACCACCTCCCATTGCATGAAGTACTTGTGTTAGCCGCGCTGCGGCTTCAGACAGAAAACTCTCACACTGTGGTGACTGCATGGGTAACATCAGTCTTGATAAATCATTCTGCATATTGAAGTGGAAGACTAATCGCTCGGGGACCAAGAAATTCAGCATCATATCTTTAAAACCGGTCACTCTCTGCGCAACTCTTGCGCGCGCAAGTCGTTGCATGTAACTGTCAGGGGTCGTTCCCAGGGCAAAAAGGTGAACCTCCTTGTACGGGTCCTTTTCTTCCCAGTCATCAATGATGCGCTCCACCGACTCGTCGTTGGGATCAAAGAAGTACATGGCGGGTAGGCAGATTAAGGGTTGCCGTTTCTTTTTAAGGTCCTCCACTAACGCGACTCCATGTTCCATGAGGTCATTCATTCTCGCAAAACTATTGAGAACCACCGCTGAGGGGGGGTCGCAAATGATAACTTTATATTTCCCGGGAACGGCGTCTAGCATGTTTTTAAACACATACCTTTGCACGCAGCTGCGTATGCCCGGACTTTCAGGCGGTTTCTGTTTCGACAGCTTTGCATGGTTGctcatcatttcctttcacaACAAAGTGTATAGTTAATAGATcacgaagaaagaaaaggaacaagaaaaagagagccgatttttttttgtttttccagaCTTGACATGGCGAAGGTTCTACCACCATTGTTGTGAGGTTCTTGTCGCAGATTTTACGGTGACAGGCGGCCGCCAGCCGTTACcaaaacgcacacacacacacacatatatatatatatatatatatatggatacGTGCACGCGTGAAGACGGGATATGTAGGGTTCATACCTGCCAGTGACAGAATGGACAAGTACATAGCGCGTTTGTGCGCACATCTGTggtgattttgtttttttttgaaatattttCTCGTACataagagaggaaaaagaagacgtATACAAGAAAAGGACAGGGAAATGTTTTATCTACATGTTTTCGTTGAGatacttttcttcattttacttttcttctcccattttcccccttttctacTCTGGTGGAAGAGATGCCTGGTAGCGTTAAcgccgccccccccccacaaaaagaaattaaccTGCGCACGGTGGCCTCTACCGACTCGTCATGTTGTATGACACGTTATAATGCCCAGGACCAGGCGCCCGGGGGTTCTTGCGTTCCCACCTCTCGGACTGCAATCGATGACCACAGAACTGTGTCTCTTTGGTTATTTGCCTCTCAAAAAGCGGAACCGACTTGCATTTGTAGGGGATGTCAACATTGTAGACTGCCTGGGCACCGCATCCACCGGTGTTGAATAATCGCGCACGTTTTTCGCGCGAAACGTGTGTTTCAATCATCGGGTTCCCCACCACACGAGGTTCTACTAGTCGGCGATTGCTGGTATCATAGCAAAGGTCATGCATCACTTGCCAGGTCGCAGGCGGCCGCGAGCTcccatttatttttgctgCACGCTCTGTTGTTGGTTTCACCCATTTGTAATTCGGTACCTCGCCAATCTCCGCTGGGTTCGGTTGGTGCAATGGCGTGTGACCAGGGGCCTTCGGGTTTATATACACCGCTACCGAACGTTTTGTCACAGGAGCCAAATTAACATTCTCCGGGGCCTCTGGCGCAACTGAAGTTGGTGCAAAGGAGCTCCGACCTTTCATCCTGGAAAACTGCCGTACCCGCGGGGCGTCACAACGATCGAACATGCCGCGAGGGAATGAGGTGTCGCGCTCGATCGACACGGAGCGGTCCACATTCTtcatccgctgctgcttctccaATTGCTCTTCAGTCGACAGCCGCGGTGCCATTAGTACGTTGCGAGTGCGCCGCCTCACGGCGTTCAATGCATTATCCACATCGGCGACATCCGGCACTGCTCTGTACGGGGGAGCCTTATTCAACCAGTGTTTCTCCCGTGTACTCTCACGGTCCATGGCGACAATACGGTGGGGATTGTGCGCGATGTCACCTCCGACGTCGTACATACccaccgccgccgctgccgcgaCCGCCTCACGTTTTCGCTCAGTCACAGTAAAAGCGAACTTTGCGGGGCAGCGGACACGCTTAACAGTGGAACGAACATCGGCGTACGGGAAGTAGTCCAAGTCTGCTGCGGCACTCCGTGCACTGGCGACAGATCGCGGCGTTTTAGATGTGAAGAAATAGCTCCCTGTGTTTGCCGGAGCCAACCGCTCGCGCACAACGAACGCGGGTTCCGGGACGCGGTAAGTAACACTCACTGCGAAGTCCCGCACGCTCTCCGCGCCGTGGATAGAAGGTGTCTGACAATCGAACACAGTTTTAGGGCGCGACAAACTGAGTTCCTCTGgttgttcctcttctttaaCAGTTCGGGTACGTGGAGGGGCAATATACCCGCCAGTTACCCGTGGTTCCACCTGGCTGAAGCGCAGGTGGTAGTGTCCCAGTTCCGGATGCCACACCCCAGGCAATGAGGACCCGTCGTGGAAGCGTTTCGCACGCTTGAAACTTGGTGATACCGACCTACCTGTCTCCCTCGGCGACTTCGCGCGACCTGAAAGCGTGGTTGCCCCCATTCCGTTTGCTGTTGCGGACAGCTGCGCCTCAGGGAGAATCGCAGCATTAAATTCAGAGGCCGTGGTCCAGTGCTCACGGCCCACGGCGTCAGAAACCGCGTCCGCATCGATGAGCCTATTCGCTGGAAGCATGAAGAGCGTAGTCTCCAGTTGCCGCGCGTCATCGGGATGTGGGGCGTTCTCAGTCGTCTTTTGCGCCATACGAGCCGTCCGTAACGCATCGATGCGGTAGGGACGAAAACTACTAATCAGTTCGTCGTTGTCTGCTATGTGTTTGATCGTCTCCGCTGTGGGTACCATATCAACGATGGTGTTGTACCCGGCGCCCTCGATGATGGTGCCGCCCAGGTCGTTATTTACGTCAGCCGCCGCCTTTGTGCACGAAGGCGCCATGGTGCGGAGCTCTGGTAATACAAGACGGAATTCTGCCGCTACGTCCCAAGCTTTTTGGGACTCCCTTTGGAGCTGTAGCAGCCGCTCCCGCTCCTTTTTGCCGACGGACTGCACATTCTGAGAGATGCCGGCGCGACGGAGAAACGCATCACTTTTGTCGATTGAACAACCAACGCGGCTGAGACTCGGCTGGATGGTTGTCACGATCCGATTCAACATCTGCACGTCATCTAGAGCATTGTCCACAACCACCATGATGGTCGCACTCGTCTAGATAATGTCTCACCCTACCCCTGCTGTGTAAAACCTAACGAGAAACAATGAACTCTTCTCACCGTTGCCGTTCAGTTATCTCCTTTCCCGCGCGCAAATGTGGCTCCGGGCTCTACTCTAAAGAACAgtcagaagcaacaacaacaacaacaacaaagtcGTGCTGCTGCAGAAACACGGCgtttccttcctccctttaTTTGCCTTCACAATAGTTgttggggaaaagaaagaaggagtgGGGGGCAATAAtgggcaggaaaaaaaaagaaaagaccgCGGGTAAATGATGGGCTAAGGGATAGTAAGGCAGAGGCGGACCGCACCGATAGGAGGTTGCACCTCCGTTgaagaggagaagaaaaaagagtgaaGACGGCTACACGTTCGTTTTGGTTGTTCGTTCGCTTGCCCCCCCCCGTCACAACTCGGGAGGAGAATAGAAATGCGATGGAACGCAcaggggggagggagtaATTTCGTGGGTAGTGTGCGCGCGcgtggggaaggggaaaagatgcAGCTGCTTGTTGTAGAGAGAGGAAGATCACaaaaggtaaaaacaaacaatcgaaaacatatatatatatatatatatatatgcattaAAATACGTGGAGCTACATActttaaaagtaaaaattaaataaacataCCACGTTtcggcttttttttcttcaaaggGGGGATGAGCGGGACCGTTAGTGTTGTCCCtgggcacacacacaaaaaaaaaacgacagcagcaaccaagTACAAGGAGTTGCGCAGTTGGGGAGGGATGCGATAGGGACGGAGTAGACAAaccgacacacacacacacacactcacggGCAGGTGTTTGATACAAGAGTAACAATCAAGAAGGTAGTGgcaacaacgcaaagaacAAAGACAGTGATAAATAGACGGAGCGCAAGCCCCTCCCCGCCACAGCAACCCACATTAAAACATCACtctcttcacttcccttAGAACTCTCCCACTTTCATGTATTCCTGCCTGtttaactttcttttccttttgattcCTCTGCCCCGCCCTTCCAACCACTTGGGTCGTTGCCCACGCAACCCAAATTCAACCACATGCCTTTCCGAGtatttccttcaccactCAACGTGGCCAAAAGATCCCCCACCATTTTTACTTGTTTATTCCTCTCCAGCGATAATGGAGGTGCCGCCCAACTCCCTTTTGCTTTCCGCTGCTGCCACCATTACTGCTCCCATGCACTGCATTTTGGTCATACGGAAGAGGGAGTTGGAGAGGAGTGCGGTGAAGGGTGTTATGAGTCGAAATCGTAACAACTGGTGGGGCGATGCGGATAAATGGtagtgaaacaaaacacacagaGTAAATAGCATGCGACCAAGCACAAGTACCAAACGCAAAAGTTATAATAGAGAGATGGCGAGAAGAAAGGAGTGACACTAATAACTACTAACGGATAAGAATAAAGGATATGGTAGGTGTGTTTGTTGAAACGAACCCCCTTCCCCAATCATTTGCCCTCACCGTCATTAATGAAACACCATAACCAAGCCGAATACCagcgaaaaaaaggaaacacctACCAGCGAACAGACGACGACACAAACCGAATACGGCAACGCGAAGAAAtagtttctttgtttttcttcagcCTTCCGGGCACATGCCCACCCTTCCCCATCTCATACAGCTACCGACACATTTCCCTATGCGTGAGACGTGCCGTTTACAAAGcgaaagcacacacacacacacaaaaaaaaacacaaccgaAACATAACCAATcgtacacacactcacattgTAGTAGAAAGTTCCCCCTCCCGTTTAGTTTTTGCTCACGCGTAAATATATTTGTCCAGCAACCTCTCCTCACTCgggctgctttttttttttgcatgttTCGCTGCCCCTACCCTGTTTTCCTTTATCAGCATCCACAGCCCTCTACACCTCCTGATGCTTTCCACCAGTTGCACACCctcacaaaaatgaaagaaataataaaaaaaaaagaaacaacagctGATCGCTACAATTTGCTTCAAAGTTCCCAGTTTCTCTTCATATCTATCGACCCCTCATCTCACTCTGATACCCCATGATCCAAACTTAGTCAGCCCCGCGTGTGAGCACCTCAGTTCCGAAACATTACCAACCCTTTCACACTAATGgattcccccccctttccatttATCTTTTCCTCACACCTGCCACCTAAAAGTCCCCGTCCACAAACTCCCAGGGACTTAAAAACACTCGGCTATGGCACGCGCGGCAAGCAGCACATCCTTGAAAGTGTTGTACAACGGCACTGGAGCGAGGAAGACAAGGTCCGTCGAGCACGTACTAACAATAATACCGACATCACGCAGATACCGCTCCATGCACTCCGCGTCACTTTCACTCTCACCCCCATATGAGGCCCGTGGCGTAAGGCTCGCTGACAATTTATTGGGTAGTATACGAATAGTCAACTGTGCTCCGCGCTGGCTTGGGTCGACGGAGGTCAAAAGGCGGATGGAGCCAGGCGGAACCAACTCACCGAGCAATAACTCCAAATAGGATGTCAGCAAAAGTGATTTCTCGCGTAGTGAGTCCATGCCAACCTTTGCTATGAGGCGCACACTTGGTAACAGGGCCATCATGCCAAGCACTGACACATTACTGAGCTGAAACCCTGCAGCGCCTTCCGCAGGCTCAAATTTATAGGACGGATCAATGAGATCCCGCGGTTCGTGACCCCTACAGCCACGGAGCGTCTTGAGCTCACTCCCAACCTGCGTATGCTTCGTGTGCACAAAGGCACCAGCAAGGTTTCCTGGCCCGCTGTTTAGGTATCTATAAGTGCACCAACTTGCAAAATCCACCTCCCACTCGTGCAATTTGAGAGGCACGTTACCCACGGCGTGCGCACAATCCACACCCACGATGATGCCTTTGGCGTGCGCGGCCTTCGTTATGGCCTGCACGTCAACCAGTTGCCCCGTAATAAAGTGGAGGGCGCTGAGTAGTATCACCGCAATCTCACTCCCCCGCTTGTCGATGATGGAGAGGTATTCGGTCATTGGTATGTGTGCTGGGGAATCTTTCCCATCCTCATCTTTAGGAGCACACACAGTGATGAGGTCCTCCGCTGGGTTAAGGCCCCGGGCCTCCAATTGCGACATCACCGCATAAACATTGTTGGGAAGGGCATAGTTCCCCATCATCACTAGCCGCCGATTTCCTTTCGGCTTGTAGAAGGCTATTAGCAACAAATGCAAGTTCACCGTGTAGGAATTCATTGTGATTACCTCACTCTCCTGCGCCCCGACAATTTCCGCGATCTCCTTCCGGCCAAGGCGATCGACCTCAGCCcacgggttagggtgttggAATTCAGCGAGCACGCCGAGCTCACGCCACCGCTTCAGGGCACCAGCAACACTCGACTCCACGTCCTTGTGCTGCAAACCAAGTGTTTGCCCACAGAGGTAAACGTGATCGGAACCGTCGCGCCGCTTTGGAATATTAAAGGCGTCGCGATGCACTTGCAGTGGGTCATTGCGGTCCATGCACTCAGCAAAACCATCTTCGGTGAGCGCAAGACCCTCGGCTCGTGCGGTGCTAAGAAGTTTTTCCGCTGCGTTATTGCGCATATAGGCGTCGAATGTATTGGAAGCGGTGTACTTGCACTTGGGTGCACGTTATACCCTCCGCTACTTCGGCTACTTCTTTGGCGACCTGCTCCGTCTCTGTTATGTACGTAAGCTATGCGTTCCAGGTGCTTAACTTTACACCAGTTGATGTATAAGGTTACCCGATACGATTCTACTTTTTCACCCTTCCCTTAGTTGTCAGCCCCCAGGATACCGGAGAATAATGACTAATTTCCTCCCTTACCCCGCTTCCCTTacgttttattattattattattattattttttacttcctcaAAGTTCAAGCGCACTATTTGCCTGTGTAAatgcttctttccttatttatttgcttagTTTTCACAACTTCTGTGCttcctcccctttgtttgcttctctctgcttttttttcccccttcacctTTCCCTACTTATTTCCCCTCGTTTCTactgtattttgtttttcccccttattatttttgtcttccttttatttcctttccttaccAAAAAGGTTTGAGACAAGTTCCTTGGCGACGCCGTGAcggaggaaaaaggggggaaaaggggtaagtgtatgtatttatgtatgtgtgtgtgtgtgacgtAACGTGACATGTACACACGTATGGCGACACCGCAACGAgtgataaaaagaagaggaggataacGACAGacgaaaaaagggaataaaaaaatgagagcaGGCGATGGTAATGATGGAGCGCGTCATCTCAGTGGTGAGGGCCCTTCTTCTccacccctccccctcaaCTTCATACCCAATTTCAACCGAATTAGTTCAGTGCTGCGGCGATTAGAAAATATATAACCAAGTGGTTGTAGGCGGCTGCATCCAAACGACACTATCAATAGCTTTTGTCTGTGTCGAATATCCGGGTGAGAATGCtcatgggggggggggggaacttGGGTACTACTACTACTTCAACTTCATACATGCATGAAAAAGTAAGAGATGAATAAGAGAATTGGAATTCTAAAGGTATGAGCTTTTTTGTAGCGCAAGTAGGAGACACCCCTCAATGCTCCTCTTTTTCGATGGTTGCTAAATTATATTAAAAATTAGGAAAATACCGCATAGGAGGGAGGGGACGGGGGGACCAAAACCGAAAGAGACGCTAGCACAGTTGACCGATTCATATGGATGCACACGTGCTTACCGCAtgtgtttccttccttctgtttttgcaTTCTCAGTGTTCTCAGCATTCACTTGCTTCCTCGATCCTCATTTGCTCGGTGTGTTCTTGTTGGCGTGCGAACGGGAAGTGACGGTGATCTTCTTTACGGATGGATGGATGGAGCGTTCGATCTTGTCAGCCTTCTTTTTGTCAGCCATCACGAGGGTGTAAAGGTGGCGACTGCAACGGACCTTGAATTTGGTCACCTTCGGGTTGTGCTTCACCTTCACACAACGGGCATCCTTGCGACTGCAAATAGCAAGGAACTCCTTGAGGTTCTTGATCTCACGCGGCATTTCTGCCCCTTAGGGGTAACGTTGCAAGGTATAAGTTGCCATTTGTGTGATGCACAACGGCGGCACACAGAAGGACATGATGGAATGGGTGggggttttgtgtgtgtgtgtgttgggggaacaagtgaagaaaatggaaggaGAAAATTAATAGAAAATAATCGTGTAGTAAGTTGGGGGACACATCaagcacaaaatgaaagaaatggcAGCTCAGAGCCCTTTGCACACAAGGGCAACAACATTAGGGCCACgggtaaaaaaacaacgtCCTCGTTCGGTGAGTTcgtgtatatataatattttgtgAGCTCGAGCCGattaaacaaagaaaaaaattgtgaaaaAACCAACGGAAGTAACGACAGTTGCGGGTGAAAACGAGCaattgcatgagtttgaagcgtttccttgttttttttccccgctacctgttgtttccttcacagCGCACCTGCACAATTTGAAGCTTCAGTTTCTTTCAGTCTGCTCAATTATCAGTTTCATTCGCATCTTTCCAACGTGTGCACGACCACACTCAGTGCTCAAATATAGTAGTTTGCATatctaaaaaaaacaaaaagagaagttaTTTATGCACGCGTCCGAACGTTAACAAACAgaatgaagggaaaatataacCGTAAGAGGGGAAATACATCGAGCGCTGCATTCATTCACCCGAGTGGGTGAATAATGTCAGGTCATCACTGTACGATTCTATGTGAGGGAACCTCCGACCGAAAGGCCCCAGTAAGAAATGACGGGGTGAAAGGAGAGGAGTACCAACTCTTCCGTCGTCAGGCTCGTTAAAACGCGCctcaacccccccccccccaaaaaaaaaaaagaaacaaacaaacgaaaaagggacggagaatagaggaaaaaacaattacTCCCTCATGTAT
This window encodes:
- a CDS encoding syntaxin binding protein 1, putative — translated: MSNHAKLSKQKPPESPGIRSCVQRYVFKNMLDAVPGKYKVIICDPPSAVVLNSFARMNDLMEHGVALVEDLKKKRQPLICLPAMYFFDPNDESVERIIDDWEEKDPYKEVHLFALGTTPDSYMQRLARARVAQRVTGFKDMMLNFLVPERLVFHFNMQNDLSRLMLPMQSPQCESFLSEAAARLTQVLHAMGGGIPVVRAQGRSQSCEVFSRLLLDELAKLAISVPNFENGVDDDGVDSSKPVLIILDRSFDTVTPLMHHRTYQCLLEDLMPLENDMYVQKFETRSGERSTRELSVDEEDPYWCQYRHRFFAECMEEFPAELKKLHNENPHLVNTREASPSITELSNVTRVLSTFQKDQGRLSVHIDICTKIFNLYREQCLDVVCEAEQDIAAGRKSFKTNFETVRHIIKDQAVPRDVRLRLLLLLSAATDTSEYSEAKKQTLIKQSELTEVAGAFSKLEQLTSRVGKLNPEGRNAKTSAEKDPFITQTYQIMEALAGNKLDTADYKYVTRSDESSGDATSNTAPSGGANTKKSLRVALGSSALWSDKGSAISDTLSSASEKPLAAIAALPPLPKAVHDLAGTGNVGGRSSKQRFVFFVLGGITFSEIRAAYEATKKLGCEFIIGGTSLLRPNEFVKVLSE
- a CDS encoding kynureninase, putative — protein: MDRNDPLQVHRDAFNIPKRRDGSDHVYLCGQTLGLQHKDVESSVAGALKRWRELGVLAEFQHPNPWAEVDRLGRKEIAEIVGAQESEVITMNSYTVNLHLLLIAFYKPKGNRRLVMMGNYALPNNVYAVMSQLEARGLNPAEDLITVCAPKDEDGKDSPAHIPMTEYLSIIDKRGSEIAVILLSALHFITGQLVDVQAITKAAHAKGIIVGVDCAHAVGNVPLKLHEWEVDFASWCTYRYLNSGPGNLAGAFVHTKHTQVGSELKTLRGCRGHEPRDLIDPSYKFEPAEGAAGFQLSNVSVLGMMALLPSVRLIAKVGMDSLREKSLLLTSYLELLLGELVPPGSIRLLTSVDPSQRGAQLTIRILPNKLSASLTPRASYGGESESDAECMERYLRDVGIIVSTCSTDLVFLAPVPLYNTFKDVLLAARAIAECF
- a CDS encoding 60S ribosomal protein L38, putative — encoded protein: MPREIKNLKEFLAICSRKDARCVKVKHNPKVTKFKVRCSRHLYTLVMADKKKADKIERSIHPSVKKITVTSRSHANKNTPSK